The segment TCAGATGGTGGCCGATATGGCAATAGAAATAGCCATCCAAGAAGGGCACTGTCAGATCGTCATCATCGTCGAAAGCCTTTGTGATGCTGCCGCAAGAGGTAGAAAGAAATTTGAATTGTAAATGCCTCTCGAAGGAAATCGGGCAGTATATATAGTATAACACCTACTTGTAATGATCAACGATTCTTCTATGGAGTGCAGCAGCGTTGTCCACCCTTAGTTTcaactccaaatatatcgtgGGTATACTTATGGTCGACGGATGGGCCTGCTTTTCCACCAAGGAGTACCGGTGCAGCTTATTCACCACCACCATCGGATCGTCGCTATCTGATTTATTGTCTGACCAAACCAGAGATAGGAGCTACATTCGAATAGAACATTAAAGATTAGATTTAATTGGCAATGAGCTAATCGAGGCACTTACATCgatggacggacggagggAATATGAAGAGCTTATCGAATATATTCCTATTTATAACCGGCTCCAGCACCTTCAGTGAGCTCTCGATAATGCTCGTGAGTTTATTGCAGTTCACACTGGGAAGAAAAAGAACAGATTTAAGAGTTGAGGCCATTGTAAGAAGGGGATTTCCCCTATATTCATGTACTCACTCTTTCCAATTCTCCCAAGTGGCCAGACCGTCGCGTATACTCTCGGCAATAATGCTCAGGCTGCGTGGATTTGTCGTCAGCACTTCCCTGGGCAGATCCTCTGGCCTGCAGTGGAGATACTTGACAATTAGCGACTCAGCCTCGTGCTCGGTGAGGGCATCCTTCAGCGGCACATGCTTGGTGGTCGCCGCGGACAGGTAATCGGTAACGCACTTGTAGCGAGTGGTCAGGAGTATCTTGCAGCCGAGATTGAACGCCTTCCAGGTGCGAACGCTCTGCACATTTCGCAGCACCAGCAGGTAGTTCTCGTATGGCTTGCTCTTGAGCAGGCGCCGCAGTTCGATTTTGACGCTGTCAATGCGCTGCATGATGTTCCAGGTGCCGGAGTCGCATCGGCTGCTCCAGCTCGGATCGATCTGGTAGAGCAGAGTGAGCAGCATTTCGAGGTCTGCCTCGGGGCTGTTGCAGTTCTTCACATTCAGCCAGAATATCTTAAAGTCCATCTTCTGCTGCACTTTGTACGAGGAGCAAACGTCGAGCACAAGCCATTGCTTGCCGGCGCCCAGGGGTCCATCGACCAGGACATTCTTGGCTGGCCTCAACTCCAGCAGGGCCTTGGTTAAGTCGAGGAACTGTCCACAgaacgtacatacatataaataaaaattaattttaaatatttcattATTGCCAATATCTTACCGGTTTTAGGCGCGGCACATTGTACTTGGAAAACACTTGATTGTCATTGAACAGACGATCCCGCTGCTCTACGTACAGCCTGGTGTTGGGGCTCGGCTGTAGGTACTCGGCTTTGATGGGCCTCATCAGGAATTCGTAGTTGGCCCCATCGCGATAGTTGAGAACCTCCTCGACGAATCTTTTAACGATGCTCTCTGGCTTCTCGAGCAATTTCCAAAACAAAAGGTAGATTCTAACATCCGTTTGATCCGATGCAAAAATGAAATCGATTTCCCTTTTGGTTAGTATCGAACGCAGTGAGTCCTCCACATCCTTGCAGTCAAAGTCCTCAATGAAGGGGTCCAAAAACACCGACAATATATCCTTATAATGGTAATGCATCTGATTCACATCAGTGTCCATTGTGGTCTATAAAAATAGACTGGGCAAaaatacacacaaaaacaacaaaattttTTATCAACAGGTCTTGATTGCATAAACAGATACAAACAGAGAACAGAGTTTCCGAACTATCAGAGAATGGTGAAATTAGATACGTGCAGCGATCGTGGACCATGACAACTCCTTCTGAGTGCTGATCGTCAAGGAAATCCAAAAAACTTGATCAACTCGATCAGATTCGGAATTCGTGACACAGAAGCATACGATCATAAAAGGAAATTCTAGTTCGAATCTGTGCACTGTCTTTCTTCAATGTCTCGTCTCCAAACTCTGACACTAGCCTATTACTATTTACTTATTCAATTAACTCTTCGATTAGATTATGTATCTGTCGATTGCCCGCCAAATCGACGACAGGTGACTCAAAGCCGAGAATTCCGAGTGGAAGCCTGGATGGATGTGCAGATAATGTGCTTAAGCATAACAACAGATGCAAGTGAATGAACTTGGAGCGTTTGTGTGTGCGCTCTTGAGTCACAATGCCTTGAGTTTATTAAAagagaaacacacacacaaaatcgGGGAGGAAAACAGCCACACAACCACGTATGCACACAAGGGGGAACGGGGTGGAGTGCAAGCAAAACACGtaaattaattatattttagAATTTTGGCACTAGTAGAACAATTATACTGCACAATACCAGTGCATTTGCACCTGCAACCTGTATATATACGAACGAACGCCACACACTAATACTCACGTTTGTGTTTATTTATAACGAAACCGTTGTCCTTACATTAAATGAGAAATAAttctatatgtatgtattgcACTTTATCTTATGCTAGTTGAGACATCGGCTGAACGAGTTCTGCGTTCTTTTGTCTTTCACATTTTCTTAGTTACGAGAACTGCGACGAAATttcaaaataataaataaaaattgcaAACAAATTGCGCACATTTAGCACAACAACAGCACAATCTATAGTGTGAACGTTTAGTGGAAGCGAATAATTCCCACGAAAATGATGAAATTTCATTTCAGatttttagcgcagttcaggtgaaagatatcgtggtTTTTTCGTAAGTAGACAGGAAGGATAggatctacaagaagaattaaCAAGCAGTATTTTTTTCCACGGCTTAACTCAAGCTGTTCGCTTATTAAAATAGAGGGGGGTTGGCTATACCATAtggtatatttctgaaagtCTAGCTCACACAGCTTGCATGGTgttttctagtattttccaATATTTTTTAAGATGCATTATGGAACAAAGCATTAATATGAAAATCCCAGGCCACATCGAATACTAAAAAAAGGCATGTCAAAAAGTGGTTTCACACTGGCGCTTCCATGGGGCTTAcctaaaaaaaataaacgGCCAAACTTGTCAACAAATGTGCACTTCATGTGACGCTTTTGATAATTACATACAAATGTAGTTAATATGTACCAACTGTCTAGCTAAATTAATTTAGTGGAAATCATAGTTGACCGTATCTgcttaaaccttattttataaacaatcCAATAAAGATGAGATTTTAAAGTTTACCAGTCTTATAGGAAATTGATTTATGAACGGGATAAAATTATGAGTTCAGGGCTGAGGGTCCtagctagctagtaatattcaacCGAATATCAAAAAGGAGGAACATGATGGAACTTTAATACAATTAATTcttcagtatatttacggtatattttgaagtTTTTGacgtatatttcggtatatttatgAGGGTCTGACGGTATATTTGATGAATAAAGCGGTCCCGACAGTGAAAAGGCGAAATTGTTAATTATCTTTGGCGAAGAATTAATTGGTAAAGTATAGCGACAACAAATCAGCATAATATCAGTATCCCGCATCTAAATATATGCATATTACAATCACGTGAACTTGTCGGCCATTAATATATATAATTCCGACAGACACGCAGACACGAGCAAGCGAAAGTTGAAAGGCAGCAAAGCAAAGGTGACAACGCAAGCAAGacgaaaaaaagaaaaccaacGACGTATACGTTACATTTCGATAAAATTAAGGTAGGCATTGAAAACTGAAGCATCAGTGTCAGAAAGATTTGTGAGTCAGTGCAAGTCTGTAAAGAAAATATAAGAAACGACTTTTTGTgcttgaaaaaaaaaataaaatcacCTAGTgaagaaacaaaatgtccgCAATTGTGGCGGAATTGGCGTCGGCGCTCGGCGTCGACGTAACCGCATCATTGAAACATGAATGTGATTTGTTTAGTGCTTTTTAAAACGTGTTCAGCTAATTGTGTGTTTTTATTCTTAGTTTTCGAAACCGACGCCGCTATCGCTATGTCATGCCGCGCACCCTTCCAACCCGAAGACCAGTATGAGCCACTACGTCTACCGAATCCCGGGGGCAATACCGCCGCCACTGGCTTGGCCCATGACGCCGCCATCCCTTTAGACCAACAGGCGCACTTGTTCAACGATTATGGAGGAGCTGCGGGCTATACTCAGAGTGAGTACGCTCCTGGTCAAGCAGTTGGTTATGTACAGGCCCAGGCTTTGTCTGAGCTGGCCAGCGGCTTTGACGGCTCATCGAAACTGTCGGCGGCCGCCACAGTTTTTATACCGAGGGCAGTCGCGCCCCCACAACCCCAATCGCGACATCAGCAATGTCAGCAGCACCAGCCTGGAGGAACAGCGCCTtacgggcagcagcagcagcaccgctaTGTCAATGGCTACaagcatcatcatcagcaccagcagcaccaccatcagcatcagcagcaccaCAACCATCATCACCACCAGCATCAGCAGAAGTTTAAGAATGATATGCAAAATCTACCGAATTCTCTACAAAGCCGACTGAACGTATCCAATCAGGAGTCCTCAAACAATGGATCGATGGGGGGCAATTTCTATCAGCAGCAGGTACAGCAGCAACTGCCACACCAACAgaacacacaacaacaacacggGAAATTCCAACGTTACGCTCATTTAAATAATTCATTCCAACAAATCGCACAGCAGCCgcaccatcagcagcaacagcagcagcagtactTCCAaaatcaacagcagcagccacaagaCTCTACTTCGTCCGCAGCTGCCTCGTCCTCGTAGTCGTCGAACGCGTCGCAGCCGGACATGGCTACCATTGCATTGGAGTATCTCGATACAGTAATACATTGCCTTAACCAGGTGAGAGTAGCTAATATCCATATGCTTTGGGTCTGGCCCACTAATCGCGTTCTATTCGGTCCATCTTTCAGAATCCGGGCCAATTTGATACAATCGCATCACGTTTCCTAACCATTTTCGACGGCATGGAGAACAACCACTACGTACTCTCGATCGCCATGGAGGATATATTCGAGAAATCCATCGAGCAGCCGAACTTCCGATACATGGGAGCCAAGCTGTACAATTTGCTGCACATGCTGAACCCCAAACCAGACTCGCTGTTCCACACTCTACTCAAATGCAAGCTCGACTACCACCAGGAGGAAGTGTCGAAGTATATGACATCGGGGGAGCAGCAAAAAGTGCGCGAGACTGCGCTCTTCCTCGCCGAGCTCTACATGCAGCTCCGCGGTGATGACGACGCCCGTATCCAACTCATTGCCGTTAACATTGTGTACTCTCTGACCAAGCTCCTGGCCTTTGAAAGTGCCGAAAACGTGCGCTGCATTTGCCAGACCCTGAAGCTGGCCGGCTACGACCTCACCGCCGACTGCCCAAAAGACATACTGAATATAATCACAGCCCTGAAAGAGATTGAACTGAAGACCAACGGCAGGTACGCAATGGCCGCCAGCGTCATTGCCTTGCAGCAGAACAACTGGGGCCGCAAGGTCTCCAACGCCCTCGGTGGCGAGGAGGATACTGTGGCAGAGCCACCGCGCCTCAGCGATGAGCCCGTTTTCTACGGCCCCGATGGCCATGAGCTGACTGCCGAGGAGACGGACTTTCTCGCTGCCGAGGACGATGCCAATGGCAGTGAAGGCGACGAATTCGATGTACGAGACGGCGACCTGGATCTCGATCCCGAAATGGACGAGGAAACCGAACGCGCGTACAAGGACTTCTGCAAGCAGGGTCAGCAGCAGGCGCAGGCCAAGGGCCAGTCCAATCGCAAAACTTAGACGGGTATCTGTGGTTTAATGGCGTGGCAGCTAGGTATAGTACTCGTACATGTGTATGCACGAACACCAGGAAGCGAATTAATATATGTACAAAGCATTTTTAACACATTTCTCGGTTGTAGGATGATCGATAATTTCAGTTGCATGGTTCAGAACCAATTGTGATTATCTTTTAAATTATTTGATAGCAAATTGTTTCTGATATATTTCGTTTCATGCGCCACTATGACATGTTTATAACCATTTTTTTCTAACCATATTTTTGTGATGCGCTTCTTTTGTATCTGTATGTCGCCACATGGTCGGCCCTCCCAAACCACCCCCGACCCAACACAGCTAATCATTTTTGGTTtgttctttttatacccgatactcaaaatgagtattggggtatattagatttgtggtaaaagtggatgtgtgtaacgtccagaaggaatcgtttccgaccccataaagtatatatattcttgatcagcatcaatagccgagttgattgagccctgtctgtctgtccgtctgtccgtccgtccccttcagcgcctagtgctcaaagactataagagctagagcaacgatgttttggatccagacatctgtgatatgtcactgctacaaaaatatttcaaaactttgccccgcccacttccgcccccacaaaggacgaaaatctgtggcatccacatttttaaagatacgataaaaccaaaaacgcagaatcgtagaggatgactatatgttctagagtgtaaaatctcaaccagatcgtataattattatagccagaatcaagaaaacaatgccattctttctcgctctgtctctctctaacacacaggtttcatggtcggctttgccaattgcaaaatatgagttcaaggatctcagaacctataagatccagagcaaccaaatttggtatccacactcctgtgatatcggaccttgaccgtttcgtgtccaaatttcgccacacccccttccgcccccgcaaaggacgaaaatctggggcatccacaaatctcagagactattaaggctagagtaaccaaatttggtatccgcacttctgttagatctcactataaaacgtatatctcagaatttcgccccacccctttccgcccccacaaagaacgaaaatctgttgcatccacaatattgcagattcgagaaaactaaaaacgcagaatcatagataatgactatatctatcagattgctgaatctggatcagatcggatcatttttgtagccaaaagcaagaaatcaatttgcagcggccacgcagcgcccgacgtcacgctcagactgattttctgtctttctcgcacgcactctttgtcgtgtggttcaatattagcggcgtctgccgcaggagagccatactgacttagtatcgggtataactgtagagttgcggtgtacgcagcaactcacaacgttccccctcgtttttatttatttgtgtttatttgcaaGGACATCAattgaatttaatttaattgctAAAAACAAAACCACGATACAGATCGACTGCCACGCCTCTgcaacaaaacacacacaccagcTGCACTCAAAGcctcatacatatgtacacccACACTTACATAGAATATGTGTAGACTTATAACGGCGGaacaaagcaaaacaaaaacaaaacgaaacaaatgcaaaaaataaacaagatAATTTCACATTCAATTAAATCAACATTCTCTTGATCATACATtgataataattataaataaaaattatcGAATTGCATTTAAACCAAAAATTGGTCTGCTATACATAATTGGGCTTCAAATTAATATGCAACGCAGTTTATTTAACAATTTGTTTGTGCGCAAATCAATTAAACCATTTCAACTATCGATAGCACTTTTCTTGTCTGCAGCCCTGAATATTGGACTTAGCTGTGTCTCTAGCAGTCTACACTTAACGTTTCATTGAATAATTGTTGTAACCCTGGATTTGTTGTGCGAAGAATTCAGGAATTAAATATATGTAGTGCAGCCTTGGGATATTGTTTTGTGTGCGGAAAACTCGAGGAATTAAATGTATGTTGGGCTGTGACAAGCCCGAATCTCGTGCAAGTCAAGAACACTCTTGAAGCCTCAAGGAGCAGTGTCGTTGCCCGTATCAAAGCATAGAAGGCCTTGAAAAGAATTCAGAGACCAAAACAAGAGTGACGTCATAATGGtgatatttatgtatatacaGACAAACATATTCATATATGTGGGATACAGAGTTTTGCTAAATATTGGATTGGCTAGTGAAATATACTGAAAAGCGACGCACGCAAACAAACACATACACAGGGCCATTAATATATAAATACAAAACTAGCAATAAGCTGTAATTCTCTaagaaaagcaacaaaaacgcGACAAAAGTGACAACTAAAGGTCACAAAAAACACAGTGCAATGGCAAAACAACAAATACTAAACGATACATAGCGAGGGTGGGAGGGAGAATTGTGCGTGTCCGTGTGTACTTCTGTTCGGgtcgagtgtgtgtgtgtgcgtatgtaTTTTTTGAGTATTTTTGCAGATAACAAAGCGAGAGGTGACGAAATCCTTCACTGTTTTAAGCAAAAATCTCAAGTATCTCATGACCATGCAATCTGAATTGTATCTGAAGAGTGCACTCTCTTTGTATGAACGACCCAGAAATATAATCCAGATCATACATAGCATTGTGTCAGGCGTTGGCGTTTGAAGCACATTCTAATCAATTATTGCGCTCTGTGCTTTTAAGGTCGACTGCAGCGGTTGCAGCTGATTTATGACAGGACATCATGCACTAAGGAGACTTAAGTCGACGTCACCCACAACGAGAATCGAAGCAGAGATAACTTTTATACAGAAGCCCCCACCACCCCCCTCAACATCACAACAAAACGGTCCCACGAGGGTACCACAAGTGTCGTCATGGGCAGCGTCTGGAAGCGTTTACAGCGCAATTTTAAGCGAGCGGCAAAGTTCCAGTTCACCGCCTCCTACCACGACCTGCACGTAGAGACCACCGCCAAATGGTAAGTGATggtatctacatatgtatatctatgGTTGGGATACAAGTATTCAGAGCTCTTCTGGACAGCCGAAAATGAGGAATATCTCGTTTTCAAGTGGCCCATAAACCCCTTCACCAAAATGAGTGTGcttatatactcgtacatgaCCCCACTTCCTGTTGATATTAAAATTCTTTATGCAAACTCCTCTTTTTAATCATCATTTGCATATATGAACCAATATGTACAGGCATATCAGCTCAAGGGCCCACATATCTGTATAAATACGGTAATTTTCCGGGAACAAAAAATGTTAttcattatttcatttatACATACATGaattgtacgagtatgtataaCAAGACCGCGTATGTTCTTAGAATAGATTCGAGTTGAAAGCACTTTCAGATTCCTCAGAAACAAATAATCCATATATTAATTGAATCATCTTTGAAGGCGGCCATCAAATCTCTCCATTGTGTGGACAAGAAGATCGAGACGCGTGGTAAGTGCACCATTACCATGGGAGCCGGATATGATGAACCCCCTGGTGGGCAATATATCCTGGCCAGTGCCGGACAATCACACCATATCCGTCACCCTGTTCAAGGATCCCCGCACTCACGAGCTGGAGGATAAGGATTGGACCTTCGTCATCGAAGATGTGAGTGAGCAATGGGCGGTAAAACACACACATTACTTATATCTTGTAACAGGTCACGCCCATGGGAAAGAAACGTGTGCTGGCCAGCGCCAGCATTAATATGCGAAGGTACGCAAGCATCGAATCTACTCAGCAGAGGTTTACATTGAGTCTTAAGGCGGTCTCGAAGAAGATAACCGCAGCCAGCCTAGAACTAACCATCAGCTGTGTGTTCCTCCGAGAGGGCAAGGCGACGTGAGTAAACACCGGCAGGGATCCAGAGATCCAGTAAAAATGAACATGTATGTGTGTTTTGCAGAGATGAGGACATGCAGAGCGTTGTCTCAATGATGTCGGTGAACAACAACTGTGATGTGGCCCCGCTCGACGATCTAGAGGATATACCGGACCTCGAGAATTTCAGCGAAATCACGGACAATCTATATGATTTCACCCATCAACTGGAGCAGATGACAACGAGCCTCAATGGCTGCATAGATGTGGCCACGCCGCTAAGTGGTAAGTGCCGTCCGTTCATCCTTTGTATGCACAGACTCTTGATGTTTCGATGTTTTTCTAAATGTACGCAAAATAGATCAGACTAGATTAAGTATGTTAATTCTACTTTACTTAGTATATACTAAATATATGCAACTCTTAGCTGTAGATACTATCTGTACAATAATTCCTCATACTCAAACAATGTTTATTTCCCTTTCTATCCAATTCACACCACTCCACACGTATCTTGAATGATTTACCCCGCAACTCTCGTATTCTTGTGCGTAAATTGTGTAAATGTAAATGAAAATTTCGTTATTCTTTTGCGTTTATTTTCCGTTTATTACTCTGTGTAGTACCTTCGTTATCTGAAGATCCCACACCATTGGCCGAGTCCTTTAATGAATTGCATTTTGAACTAGAAGCCGATGGCGAAAGGGAAACTTCGCATACGCTTGAATTGCCCgcagcttctgctgctgctgttgaagaGGGTTCGAAAACGCCCAACGGATTGCAGCCAGTGGTGGAGAGCACGCCCACCAGGGGCACAGGTGAAATCAGGCAAACGGATCAGCAGAAGACACCGGCAGGCTCACTGGGATACAATCACAGTGAGGGATTCGCCAAGGTGATCACGTCCACACCGCTAGAACCAAAGGCAGCCATTGCCAAGGAGAGTGCGAAAGCAAAAAAGGGAAAGGCTCTAAACTTCGACGCGAAGGAGGAGTCTCGCCCAGTTGTCGATCTACCGGCTGAGCCCAAGAAGGAGGAGACCGCGAAGAGCGTTAAGAACAACAGCACGGCCACTGAAGTTGCCCCACCAGAGCAGACCACAAGGAGCAGCATTTCGAATGCGAAACGTGCCGAGCTGCAGCCGCTGAATCTGAATAAGAGCTACGAGACAGTAgcccctgcccccgccccAACGATTAATGATTCTGTCAAATCGCAGTCGAGTGCAGTGGCCGGTGGAATGAACATCCTAAAGCCTGTGGAGAAGATTGTACTAAAGGAGAACACACCCGGCCAGGATCTGCTCGAGTGGTGCAAAGAAGTTACCAAAGACTATCCAAATGTAAAGGTTACAAACCTAACGACCAGCTGGCGCAACGGCATGGCATTCTGTGCCATCATCCATCATTTTATCCCGGATCTGATGTGAGTGCTCTTTGAGATGCACCAGAGATCGTTCATCTTTCATTATAATCTTCTATCACTATTGCAGCGACATGACGAAGCTGAGTGCCCACGATGTGGTTGGCAATTGTCGCATTGCCTTCGATGCGGCCGAATCGCTGGGCATACCCCGTGTCATTGAGCCGCGGGACATGAATCTGCTGACAGTGCCGGACAAGCTGGCTGTCATGACATATCTGCACCAGTTGCGGGCGCACTTTACCGGCAAGCAGCTGCAAATCGAACAAATCGGTATGTAAACTATTGAAGTTCTTATTAACAATCTATTTCACGGTGTGCCATCTCGCAGGTACAACCTCGGACGAGTCAAGCTACGTTATTGGCAATTACAAGTCGGAAAATTTGTCGCAGAACCTCAACTTTTCGCATCTGAAGACGCAGCTGTTGCATCAGAATTCCTTCGACGATGACATCTTTTCGTTGGACAAAGCCCAGCAGCTATCGCCGCAGAGCAAAAAGGATGTGAAGAACCTTATTCTGTACAACTCAAAGAATATCCTGGGCAAAGTGCTGTcgcccacaaaggacaaaaactCGATCAACGCATCGCAGCATGCCTATCAGTCATGCCTG is part of the Drosophila miranda strain MSH22 chromosome Y unlocalized genomic scaffold, D.miranda_PacBio2.1 Contig_Y1_pilon, whole genome shotgun sequence genome and harbors:
- the LOC117190632 gene encoding EH domain-binding protein 1-like isoform X1, producing MGSVWKRLQRNFKRAAKFQFTASYHDLHVETTAKWRPSNLSIVWTRRSRRVVSAPLPWEPDMMNPLVGNISWPVPDNHTISVTLFKDPRTHELEDKDWTFVIEDVTPMGKKRVLASASINMRRYASIESTQQRFTLSLKAVSKKITAASLELTISCVFLREGKATDEDMQSVVSMMSVNNNCDVAPLDDLEDIPDLENFSEITDNLYDFTHQLEQMTTSLNGCIDVATPLSVPSLSEDPTPLAESFNELHFELEADGERETSHTLELPAASAAAVEEGSKTPNGLQPVVESTPTRGTGEIRQTDQQKTPAGSLGYNHSEGFAKVITSTPLEPKAAIAKESAKAKKGKALNFDAKEESRPVVDLPAEPKKEETAKSVKNNSTATEVAPPEQTTRSSISNAKRAELQPLNLNKSYETVAPAPAPTINDSVKSQSSAVAGGMNILKPVEKIVLKENTPGQDLLEWCKEVTKDYPNVKVTNLTTSWRNGMAFCAIIHHFIPDLIDMTKLSAHDVVGNCRIAFDAAESLGIPRVIEPRDMNLLTVPDKLAVMTYLHQLRAHFTGKQLQIEQIGTTSDESSYVIGNYKSENLSQNLNFSHLKTQLLHQNSFDDDIFSLDKAQQLSPQSKKDVKNLILYNSKNILGKVLSPTKDKNSINASQHAYQSCLTPPPPQSQFVEDADESSLNATQVGGKENASLSVLDAHAANEERKQWLREQARRLILETRTKTGGGGGSIDSPTSPTKGKRFNFSPERTISPIQNGSDDFYFENLKKIDEAEPGSGGNKISPSHRLSNALSGGVNINGSPLQSFNAIVDRISQKHEKRGEKLSYIESELEALEREQEAIDQKASSLEAKLRAVMGGNPSNNRTNRNGNPFLRLIRNSIGGGDLIRIKLLDSDDESLFGSRAACRAGMDKGTGNGTSDSACISGDEVQTLGQTRPRPRSHSCFVNVNKDHHPSNSPNTHESHQHHLRPRPHHVHHVVPYSHLLSSSASGMSSQQSSYDNLPAYSDDDDALAMVATRHVVSIRRQHDRHKRRHHQRRSRRPHSRAHCETEETEEQLLSQWFTLVNKKNALLRRQMQLNILEQEKDLERKFTMLNQELRAAQSVEDWRKTEVQREKERLLLEELVTIVDKRDQLVQHLHNQEIAIEDDHEIARELEQVDISGGKEKCVLQ